A window from Drosophila simulans strain w501 chromosome 4, Prin_Dsim_3.1, whole genome shotgun sequence encodes these proteins:
- the LOC6724719 gene encoding RNA-binding protein MEX3B — protein MAAQVTPKIATSINSKGSNQKKNPAHHDMSEQSKVNESTLPLSEDPRTLQLALELSLVGFNDNQNCYAQPAQPLPMPLSARSDFEIGTINSTLPIPSSTNCLLLPNAGAVSSEDRSKKSQNMTECVPVPSSEHVAEIVGRQGCKIKALRAKTNTYIKTPVRGEEPVFVVTGRKEDVNKAKREILSAADHFSLIRASRKPVSDSQNNGMVGSANSSGGGAVPRMSGPPCMPGQVTIQVRVPYRVVGLVVGPKGATIKHIQQETQTYIVTPSREKEPIFEVTGLPDNVDTARKQIEAHIALRTGSGSGSGDAITMQISDSVETKEYASLPSLTQILNDDLNSEILSSIYKNSLASTQEYTNNSMKTVVNVSNSVKLVQGHHTGNCFQKSEFAEMEMAANITATDILDKRLPGNEVSVPLAKANAANIVFRTTSSKTLSFCPPTSTSASFHSNCNANILTRSCSSASSTTSTKSTNNSANTPPEILNIWKSISDSIDVDEGIGDSPSIWNQPANIIPTAHCSPTISISPTDSLLGMGEHSANQQNLKHAKEPTMSNIPQKIKAIQVQSNAENFLVHRECYVCNENTVTTALVPCGHNMFCMECANHICLSMDAVCPVCNSIVYHAMRILG, from the exons ATGGCGGCTCAGGTCACACCAAAGATCGCTACTAGCATTAACTCGAAAGGGTCTAACCAGAAAAAAAATCCAGCACATCACGATATGTCTGAACAATCTAAAGTCAATGAATCAACGCTACCACTATCCGAAGATCCGAGGACACTGCAATTGGCATTGGAACTATCATTGGTCGGATTTAACGACAATCAAAATTGCTATGCGCAGCCTGCTCAACCGCTACCAATGCCCCTAAGTGCAAGAAGTGACTTTGAAATAGGGACCATCAACAGCACGCTACCAATTCCATCGTCAACGAACTGTCTTCTGTTACCGAATGCCGGCGCCGTCAGTTCAGAAGATCGATCTAAGAAGTCGCAAAATATGACCGAATGTGTTCCAGTCCCCAGTTCTGAACATGTAGCGGAAATAGTGGGCAGGCAGG GGTGCAAAATTAAAGCTTTGAGAGCCAAAACCAACACTTACATCAAGACACCAGTTCGAGGAGAGGAGCCTGTGTTCGTTGTGACTGGTCGTAAGGAAGATGTAAACAAGGCTAAACGTGAAATACTCTCCGCTGCCGACCACTTTAGCTTAATTCGCGCATCACGTAAGCCTGTAAGTGATAGTCAGAACAATGGAATGGTAGGAAGTGCGAATAGCTCCGGTGGTGGTGCAGTTCCCCGCATGTCAGGTCCCCCTTGTATGCCTGGACAGGTTACCATACAGGTACGTGTACCCTATCGGGTAGTTGGACTCGTTGTTGGGCCAAAAGGTGCTACGATCAAACATATTCAACAAGAGACGCAAACTTACATTGTGACACCATCGCGAGAAAAGGAACCAATTTTTGAAGTGACAGGCTTGCCAGACAACGTTGATACTGCACGAAAGCAAATAGAAGCTCATATTGCCCTTAGAACTGGGAGCGGATCTGGAAGTGGTGATGCTATTACTATGCAAATTAGTGATTCGGTTGAGACTAAAGAATACGCGTCACTGCCTTCATTAActcaaattttaaatgatgaTTTAAATTCGGAAATTCTATCGTCCATATACAAAAATTCCCTTGCGTCTACGCAGGAGTATACAAATAATTCAATGAAGACGGTTGTAAACGTAAGCAATTCAGTGAAACTTGTGCAAGGACATCATACTGGGAACTGTTTTCAAAAATCAGAGTTTGCTGAGATGGAAATGGCAGCAAATATAACAGCAACAGATATATTAGACAAACGTCTTCCTGGAAATGAAGTTTCGGTGCCTTTGGCCAAAGCTAATGCTGCTAATATTGTTTTTCGCACTACGTCTAGTAAAACATTGTCTTTCTGTCCTCCCACATCTACATCGGCATCGTTTCATTCCAACtgtaatgcaaatattttaacaagATCTTGTTCATCTGCTTCTTCTACCACTTCTACAAAGAGTACCAACAATAGCGCCAATACACCTccagaaatattaaatatatggaaaagtATTAGTGATTCAATTGACGTTGACGAGGGTATAGGGGACTCTCCTAGTATTTGGAACCAACCGGCAAATATCATACCCACAGCTCACTGCTCGCCCACAATATCAATTAGTCCTACCGACTCACTTTTAGGTATGGGTGAACATTCTGCAAACCAACAAAATCTGAAACATGCTAAAGAGCCCACTATGTCTAATATCCCCCAGAAGATAAAAGCCATTCAAGTGCAATCTAACGCAGAAAATTTTTTAGTTCATCGGGAATGCTATGTATGTAATGAAAATACTGTTACCACAGCTTTGGTTCCTTGTGGTCACAATATGTTTTGTATGGAGTGCGCTAATCACATCTGTCTTTCTATGGATGCAGTTTGTCCGGTTTGTAATTCTATTGTTTACCATGCAATGCGGATTTTAggataa
- the LOC27207450 gene encoding growth/differentiation factor 8, translating into MLANSFCGWKKYKTHDQHHRTLKRKNRQNTSETTVHIEVNSNEIQFPGSYRFNFDSKNINIGRMNILGHKRGNFRVTRYVTVTVLLILSTAVNAYAQPEIKNFSNSSNGVSPEMVMLSNETSNSANVLSEKNDSSSISADDKINENMGIFQMKVQSKQGKKSTPLAKVSEHGDLSRVQSVSLYRNTLINIESMLQRQLREKAKVDSIESIKMHILMRLNLKKLPNITKPISVPQNIIDNFYRDYNASSKNTVWNRMENIDESHLSINDTYGGHIMTDFSDESSSSQMQGDDANTVNEFLVDLNKNQAKKSDIPINTNDEEYESILSHISSIYIFPEEIQPHVRHNRKVDVFRFQIDSSYSDLSYATLHLYLRGWDWISAHQPGLLEEIKKQPRKDIVVTIHRAIRVANTTSFTPKVKMFEFRHSIPSGLGQWVAVDLKSLLGNLGSNMTQEILIKGAETWMKTLVVTTDNTSKNPLTVHIEIGSQKKHRRKRSVYMDCTENDHDMRCCRYPLKVNFTSFGWHFVVAPTSFDAYFCSGDCKVGYLEQYPHTHLAALTTSATPCCSPTKMSSLSLLYFDDNHNLVLSVIPNMSVEGCSCS; encoded by the exons ATGCTGGCCAACTCATTCTGCGgttggaaaaaatataaaacccATGATCAACATCATAGAACCCTAAAGAGAAAAAATCGACAGAACACATCAGAGACAACAGTTCACATAGAAGTAAACTCCAACGAAATCCAGTTTCCAGGTTCTTACAGATTTAATTTTGActcaaaaaacataaatatcgGGCGAATGAATATTCTTGGACATAAGAGAGGTAATTTCCGTGTAACTCGATATGTCACGGTCACCGTACTCTTAATTTTATCGACTGCAGTCAATGCTTATGCTCAgccagaaattaaaaacttcaGTAATTCTTCCAACGGCGTTAGTCCGGAAATGGTTATGTTGAGTAACGAAACAAGCAATAGTGCAAACGTACTATCAGAAAAAAATGATTCTTCTTCAATATCGGCGGatgataaaataaatgaaaatatgggaatatttcaaatgaaaGTACAAAGTAAACAGGGGAAAAAAAGTACCCCTTTAGCAAAGGTATCAGAGCATGGAGATCTATCAAGAGTTCAAAGTGTATCTTTGTATCGCAATACcttaataaatatagaaagtatgctacaacGTCAGTTGCGTGAGAAAGCTAAAGTGGATAGTATAGAATCGATTAAAATGCACATACTTATGCgcttgaatttaaaaaaacttcCCAATATAACAAAACCAATTTCAGTACCacaaaatataatagataACTTTTATAGAGATTATAATGCATCTTCAAAAAATACTGTTTGGAATCGCATGGAAAACATTGACGAATCTCATTTATCTATAAATGACACTTATGGCGGCCACATAATGACTGATTTTTCTGATGAAAGTTCATCCTCCCAAATGCAGGGAGATGATGCTAACACTGTTAATGAATTTTTGGTagatttgaataaaaatcaagctaaAAAATCGGACATTCCCATTAATACCAACGATGAGGAGTACGAAAGTATTTTGTCTCACATCAGCAGTATTTACATCTTTCCCGAAG AAATTCAACCTCATGTTCGACATAATCGCAAGGTCGatgtttttcgatttcaaatTGACAGTAGCTACTCTGATTTGTCTTACGCTACCCTTCATCTATATTTACGTGGTTGGGATTGGATAAGTGCTCATCAACCTGGACTTCttgaagaaattaaaaaacagcCACGTAAAGATATTGTTGTGACTATTCACCGTGCTATTAGGGTTGCAAATACAACAAGCTTTACTCCGAAAGTCAAAATGTTTGAGTTTCGACATAGTATTCCGTCAGGACTTGGACAATGGGTTGCTGTGGACTTAAAGTCTCTGCTTGGTAATCTAGGGTCTAATATGACGCAGGAAATTCTAATAAAGGGCGCAGAAACCTGGATGAAGACATTAGTGGTGACCACAGACAACACATCGAAAAATCCATTG acTGTTCACATAGAAATTGGGTCGCAAAAAAAGCATCGGAGAAAGCGCAGCGTATATATGGACTGCACAGAAAATGATCATGACATGCGCTGTTGTCGATATCCCCTTAAAGTTAATTTCACCAGCTTTGGATGGCATTTCGTTGTAGCACCAACGTCCTTTGACGCATACTTCTGCAGTGGTGATTGCAAAGTTGGTTACCTAGAGCAATATCCCCATACACATTTAGCAGCCTTAACGACATCGGCCACACCGTGTTGCTCGCCGACAAAAATGAGTTCCTTAAGTTTGTTATATTTTGATGATAACCATAATCTGGTTTTAAGTGTTATACCAAATATGTCTGTCGAGGGTTGCAGCTGTTCTTAG